From the Spiroplasma alleghenense genome, one window contains:
- a CDS encoding HAD-IIB family hydrolase translates to MKLQHLDKKRLILVDLDGTALVKGGMGMHPKTVEVLKKAEKDGHRVCIVTGRPHRASIRFYRELGLSSLLTNFDGAHIHDPLKRMFKRMVLPISYETVTGVINDPIIKESVDNILIENYNRAVVMKKDSFLENFFHLDDVEDDEYFIADPYEVWAGPSTNVVLTLKSPELKDNVLRRLEAFKNTIKVQTGTVYGHLDDENRSMITLTNKLVNKGFVSNILAQYYNKDIRDVIAFGDQMNDYDMIQLVGYGVAMKNGNDDLKAVASGITHETNDQGGVGFFLEKLLAGEEV, encoded by the coding sequence ATGAAATTACAACATTTAGATAAGAAAAGGCTGATTTTAGTTGACCTTGATGGTACAGCTTTGGTCAAGGGTGGTATGGGTATGCACCCAAAAACTGTTGAAGTCTTAAAGAAAGCCGAAAAAGATGGTCACCGTGTTTGCATCGTAACCGGACGTCCGCACCGAGCAAGTATTAGATTTTATAGAGAATTAGGTCTTTCTTCCCTTTTGACTAATTTTGATGGAGCTCATATTCATGACCCGTTAAAGCGCATGTTTAAACGCATGGTGCTACCGATTAGTTATGAAACTGTCACTGGTGTTATCAATGACCCTATTATTAAAGAATCAGTAGACAATATCTTGATAGAAAACTACAATCGAGCTGTTGTTATGAAAAAGGATTCATTTTTAGAAAACTTTTTTCATTTAGATGACGTTGAAGATGATGAATATTTCATCGCCGATCCATATGAGGTTTGAGCAGGACCGAGCACTAACGTTGTTCTAACTTTAAAGAGTCCCGAATTAAAAGATAATGTGCTTCGTAGATTAGAAGCCTTCAAAAATACTATAAAGGTCCAAACTGGGACTGTATATGGTCACTTAGATGATGAGAATCGAAGTATGATTACTCTAACAAATAAATTAGTAAATAAAGGTTTTGTTTCAAACATACTAGCTCAATACTATAACAAAGACATTAGAGATGTGATTGCTTTTGGAGACCAGATGAATGACTACGACATGATTCAATTAGTGGGTTATGGAGTTGCTATGAAGAATGGTAACGATGACTTAAAGGCGGTTGCCTCAGGAATTACACACGAAACCAACGACCAAGGTGGAGTCGGATTCTTTTTAGAAAAATTGCTTGCGGGTGAAGAAGTGTAA
- a CDS encoding ATP-binding cassette domain-containing protein has product MSQTVLSIKDLKKNYGKKVVLKNITIDIKEGERIAIVGPNGSGKTTFCEAIAGIIQYNSGNIEKAKNLVIGMQLQGTESPKKVKVWDLIRYYLDSFQLNMSDAELSEMFKKFAVNEVIDKDISALSGGQKQKVNILLSIINDPDLLILDELGNGLDIEIVDTIYNNLTNFLKDEKKTLILVSHNMEEIQNFSQRIFFINDGEIISIHNTKNVIKEYGNVREFVRAKFKEYKVDSYDVSDQKGIDENAEWVKDRKKRK; this is encoded by the coding sequence ATGAGTCAGACAGTTTTAAGTATTAAAGATTTAAAAAAGAATTACGGCAAAAAAGTTGTTCTAAAGAATATAACAATCGATATAAAAGAGGGTGAAAGAATTGCTATAGTTGGACCCAATGGTTCGGGAAAAACTACATTTTGTGAAGCAATAGCAGGAATTATTCAATACAACTCAGGAAATATTGAAAAGGCCAAAAATTTGGTAATTGGAATGCAGTTGCAAGGCACAGAATCTCCAAAGAAGGTCAAGGTTTGAGATTTAATTAGATATTACCTAGATAGTTTTCAATTAAATATGAGTGATGCCGAACTTTCTGAAATGTTTAAAAAATTTGCGGTTAATGAAGTAATTGATAAAGATATTTCTGCTCTTTCGGGAGGGCAAAAGCAAAAGGTAAATATATTGCTGTCCATAATTAACGATCCAGATTTATTGATTTTAGATGAACTAGGTAACGGTTTAGATATTGAGATTGTTGACACAATTTATAATAATTTGACTAATTTTTTGAAGGATGAAAAAAAGACATTGATTCTTGTATCTCATAACATGGAAGAAATTCAAAATTTTTCTCAAAGAATTTTCTTTATTAATGACGGGGAAATAATTTCAATACACAATACCAAAAATGTTATAAAAGAATATGGAAACGTAAGAGAATTTGTGCGAGCCAAATTTAAGGAATATAAAGTTGACAGTTATGATGTTAGCGATCAGAAAGGGATAGACGAAAATGCAGAATGAGTTAAAGATCGTAAAAAACGAAAGTAA
- the alaS gene encoding alanine--tRNA ligase, with protein sequence MKKLSTNAVRQIWIDFFKSKDHLFLPPVSLVPVQDPSLLWINSGVATLKPYFDGRLSPPSQRLTNSQKSIRTNDIENVGVTARHHTMFEMLGNFSIGDYFKKEAIEFAWELLTSKKWFDIPVEKLYITVFEEDQEAFDVWTKIIKVAPDHIFKGNRDTNFWDVGQGPCGPNSEIFFDRGPSWDPENIGPRLLKDDIENDRYIEIWNIVFSQFNNDGKNNYSDLPRKNIDTGAGLERLVSIFQDAPTNFETDLFMPTIEAIENIAKREKLYDIKAARENKGIINKNNTAFKVIADHIRAVTFAISDGVFPGNKDRGYIIRRLIRRSSVYGRKLGINEPFLFRLVDIVVGTMKEFYPYLIEKRNLVVDAIKVEEEKFLKTLTKGSEVLEVMLAKNKNISGKDALLLFESFGFPIELTNELAQEQGVEVDIKEFNHLLEKAKEIARSSRKDLKAWDKQNEIFTKLKVSSKFVGWETEKCEAKVVYLFKDNQPLQDASGDEVFVILDQTPFYAEKGGQAADNGIFILNDNQLNVIDVQEGPGHQHIHRVILNGNKLKIGDKVTAQVDSEKRYFTMKNHSGTHILHAALREVLGKEVMQSGSYNDENGLRMDFNFNRPITLEENHLIQKVVDREILAQVTREVYFTSMDEAVNKYNALAFFTEKYEGIVRVVKFGDFSSELCGGTHVENTKVIEDLVITSIESKSAGIYRIHALTSNQSVNDYISDIFNSVFEEAKVIMSKYKNNSSLLKDEIIEKAYQKILNVKQNKFNIGILKQNLEELKTIFKSFDKKVQDLVTESQISKWKSVKPVLNAQGVKQIEISTEELEIKAIKSLIDFLINQHKDIIVIISSKTNGENVLAVGVSDVINEKFPAIEIFKNYKNLSPKGGGNKFFAQGKY encoded by the coding sequence ATGAAGAAACTAAGTACCAACGCAGTAAGACAAATCTGAATCGACTTTTTCAAAAGCAAAGATCACTTATTTTTACCACCAGTATCACTTGTACCAGTTCAAGATCCAAGTTTACTATGAATCAATTCTGGAGTGGCTACATTAAAACCATATTTTGATGGAAGATTATCCCCCCCAAGTCAAAGATTAACTAATTCTCAAAAATCAATCAGAACAAATGACATTGAAAATGTGGGAGTTACAGCCCGACACCATACTATGTTTGAAATGCTTGGAAATTTTTCAATTGGTGACTATTTTAAAAAAGAAGCTATTGAATTCGCTTGAGAACTCTTGACATCAAAAAAATGATTTGATATTCCTGTTGAAAAACTTTATATTACAGTTTTTGAGGAGGATCAAGAAGCTTTTGATGTTTGAACCAAAATTATCAAAGTCGCCCCAGATCATATTTTTAAGGGTAACAGGGATACAAATTTTTGAGACGTCGGTCAAGGACCATGTGGACCTAATAGTGAAATATTCTTTGATCGTGGGCCAAGTTGGGATCCTGAAAATATAGGTCCTAGATTATTAAAAGATGATATTGAAAACGATCGCTATATTGAAATTTGAAATATAGTTTTCTCTCAGTTTAACAACGATGGTAAAAATAATTACTCAGATTTACCTAGAAAAAATATTGATACTGGAGCCGGTTTAGAGCGTTTAGTCTCAATTTTTCAAGATGCACCCACTAATTTTGAAACAGATCTTTTTATGCCAACTATTGAAGCTATTGAAAATATTGCAAAAAGAGAAAAACTTTATGATATTAAAGCGGCTCGCGAAAATAAAGGAATTATAAATAAAAATAATACTGCTTTTAAAGTAATCGCTGACCATATTCGAGCTGTAACTTTTGCTATTTCTGATGGAGTATTTCCTGGAAACAAAGACCGTGGATACATAATTCGTCGTTTAATTAGAAGAAGTAGTGTATATGGTAGAAAACTTGGTATTAATGAACCATTTTTATTTCGTCTAGTTGATATTGTGGTTGGAACAATGAAAGAATTTTACCCATATTTAATTGAAAAGCGCAACTTAGTTGTTGACGCAATCAAAGTTGAGGAAGAAAAATTCTTAAAAACTTTAACAAAGGGCAGCGAAGTCCTAGAGGTAATGTTGGCTAAAAATAAAAATATTTCAGGTAAAGATGCCTTATTATTGTTTGAATCATTTGGCTTTCCGATTGAATTGACAAATGAATTAGCCCAAGAACAAGGTGTTGAAGTTGATATAAAAGAATTTAATCATCTTTTAGAAAAGGCTAAGGAAATTGCTCGTAGTTCTCGCAAAGATTTAAAAGCATGAGATAAGCAAAATGAAATTTTCACCAAACTTAAGGTTTCTTCAAAATTTGTTGGTTGGGAAACCGAAAAATGCGAAGCGAAAGTAGTTTACTTGTTTAAGGATAATCAACCGCTTCAAGATGCTAGTGGTGATGAGGTTTTTGTTATTTTAGACCAAACCCCATTTTATGCTGAAAAAGGTGGTCAGGCAGCAGATAACGGAATTTTTATATTAAATGACAATCAACTAAACGTTATTGATGTTCAAGAAGGTCCTGGGCACCAACATATTCATCGAGTAATTTTGAATGGTAATAAATTGAAAATCGGTGATAAAGTTACAGCACAAGTTGATTCGGAAAAAAGATATTTTACAATGAAAAATCATTCAGGAACTCACATTTTGCATGCTGCTTTAAGAGAGGTTTTAGGAAAAGAGGTAATGCAATCTGGTAGTTATAATGATGAAAATGGATTAAGAATGGATTTCAACTTTAATCGACCAATTACTTTGGAAGAAAATCATTTGATTCAAAAAGTTGTTGATCGTGAAATTTTAGCCCAAGTTACGAGAGAAGTCTATTTTACTTCAATGGATGAAGCGGTTAATAAATACAATGCTTTAGCATTTTTTACAGAGAAATACGAAGGTATTGTTAGGGTTGTCAAATTTGGTGATTTTTCATCAGAACTTTGTGGGGGAACTCATGTTGAGAATACTAAAGTTATCGAAGACTTAGTAATAACTTCAATTGAGTCAAAAAGTGCTGGAATTTATCGAATCCACGCTCTTACAAGTAACCAATCTGTTAATGACTATATAAGTGATATTTTCAACTCAGTTTTCGAAGAAGCTAAAGTTATCATGAGTAAATATAAAAATAATTCTTCATTATTGAAGGATGAAATAATTGAAAAAGCTTATCAAAAAATCTTGAATGTTAAACAAAACAAATTTAATATTGGAATTTTAAAACAAAACCTTGAAGAATTAAAGACTATTTTTAAAAGTTTCGATAAAAAAGTTCAGGATTTAGTAACTGAAAGTCAAATTTCAAAATGAAAAAGCGTAAAGCCTGTTTTGAACGCCCAAGGTGTTAAACAAATTGAAATTTCAACTGAGGAATTGGAAATAAAAGCTATCAAATCTCTAATTGACTTCCTAATTAACCAGCACAAAGACATTATTGTAATTATTTCTTCAAAAACTAATGGAGAAAATGTTTTAGCCGTTGGTGTTAGCGATGTTATAAATGAAAAATTCCCTGCAATAGAAATTTTCAAAAACTATAAAAATCTTAGTCCTAAGGGTGGAGGTAATAAGTTTTTCGCCCAAGGAAAATATTAA
- a CDS encoding ABC transporter ATP-binding protein → MIKEKKSFTDVSKYIETAEEQKQPSLALMKSINNRRIGFFKLVTIYYGRYFWESLTIILALIISSVAIVSMTFIISKLVAQVMFEFGTNSENATNLVATGLRWYWWLVIAFSTLIIATIATWIREKIGGMLGRKIEMDVRNAVLSNLINMNIGYYSDKKIGEIMTKLINDTQILGDEAQLTPANLISIPIIFLGSAFSLIIVDWPTALIALFCTLIFMLLVIFTFNAQSIETEKVRKKVTEVNGDSTDRIGAIALIKASGTERYEQKRMKMINEDYYRSNRKLNSVQASTITIIIMSALSLTLIAIASAILIYKDREGGGDIIIRILPSLITGINTLAWPIYTLTGLIPGMARATASTRRVIELIKVDSTLDPNEFAPIVESIEGDIHLKDVVFEYPEKPGVTILPKTNITFKKGKSYAFVGETGSGKSTISKLLLRFYDPTSGSVLINNTDLKKMNLSSYLSHVGYVEQEPKILYGDVMYNVRYGNFQATDEEVIEACKKANLHHLVETWTNGYQTVLGERGFIMSGGQKQRLVIARIILKDPQILILDEATSALDNIVEKEIQKELEKIMVGKTTISIAHRLSTIKNADEIFVLGSGEGIVQRGTYEELISKPGHFKKLHSAGS, encoded by the coding sequence ATGATCAAAGAAAAAAAATCTTTCACAGATGTTAGTAAGTATATCGAAACTGCCGAGGAACAAAAGCAGCCATCGCTTGCATTGATGAAAAGTATTAATAATCGTCGAATCGGTTTCTTTAAGTTGGTGACAATTTATTATGGAAGATACTTTTGAGAGTCATTAACTATCATTTTAGCTCTGATTATTTCTTCAGTGGCCATTGTTTCAATGACTTTTATTATTTCAAAGCTAGTAGCTCAAGTAATGTTTGAATTCGGAACAAATTCTGAAAATGCTACCAACCTTGTAGCAACAGGTCTACGTTGGTATTGATGACTTGTTATCGCATTTAGTACTTTAATAATTGCTACAATTGCTACTTGAATCCGTGAAAAAATCGGAGGAATGTTGGGTCGTAAGATTGAAATGGATGTAAGAAATGCGGTTTTATCAAATCTAATTAATATGAATATTGGTTATTACTCTGATAAAAAAATTGGGGAAATAATGACTAAATTAATAAATGATACCCAAATTTTAGGTGATGAAGCACAATTAACACCAGCAAACTTGATTAGTATTCCGATTATATTTTTGGGATCAGCATTTTCATTAATAATTGTGGATTGACCAACAGCTTTAATTGCTTTATTTTGTACTTTAATATTTATGCTATTAGTAATTTTCACGTTTAATGCTCAATCAATTGAAACAGAAAAAGTTCGTAAAAAAGTTACTGAGGTAAACGGAGATTCAACAGATAGAATTGGTGCAATAGCTCTAATTAAGGCTTCTGGTACCGAAAGATACGAACAAAAACGTATGAAAATGATTAATGAAGACTATTATCGTTCTAATAGAAAGCTAAATTCTGTACAAGCGAGCACAATTACAATTATCATAATGAGTGCATTATCTCTAACTCTGATTGCGATTGCTTCAGCTATTTTAATTTACAAGGACCGTGAAGGCGGAGGGGATATAATTATTAGAATCTTGCCATCTTTAATTACAGGAATAAACACTTTGGCATGACCGATTTACACTTTAACTGGTTTAATACCTGGAATGGCGAGAGCTACCGCTTCAACAAGAAGAGTAATTGAATTAATTAAAGTTGATTCAACTTTAGATCCTAATGAATTTGCTCCAATCGTTGAGAGTATTGAAGGTGATATTCATCTAAAGGATGTTGTTTTTGAGTACCCCGAAAAACCGGGTGTAACAATCCTACCTAAAACGAACATTACCTTTAAAAAGGGTAAAAGTTATGCTTTTGTTGGAGAAACCGGAAGTGGTAAATCAACCATTTCTAAATTGTTGCTAAGATTTTATGATCCTACAAGTGGTTCGGTATTAATTAATAATACGGACTTAAAAAAAATGAATCTTTCAAGTTATTTAAGTCATGTTGGATATGTTGAGCAAGAACCAAAAATTTTATATGGAGATGTTATGTATAATGTCAGATATGGTAATTTCCAGGCAACCGATGAAGAAGTTATTGAAGCTTGTAAAAAAGCTAACTTGCATCATTTGGTTGAAACTTGGACAAACGGTTATCAGACAGTTTTGGGAGAGCGTGGTTTTATTATGTCAGGTGGACAAAAACAACGCCTTGTAATTGCTAGAATAATTTTAAAAGATCCCCAAATATTAATTTTAGATGAGGCGACAAGTGCTCTTGATAATATTGTTGAAAAGGAAATTCAAAAAGAACTTGAGAAAATTATGGTTGGTAAAACGACCATATCTATTGCCCACAGATTGAGTACAATTAAAAATGCAGATGAAATTTTTGTACTAGGAAGTGGAGAAGGTATCGTTCAAAGAGGAACTTATGAAGAATTAATTAGCAAACCGGGTCACTTTAAAAAGTTACACAGTGCTGGTAGTTAA
- the rpsJ gene encoding 30S ribosomal protein S10: protein MAQQQKIRIKLKGYDHAIVDQSISKIIEAAESTGAKVRGPIPLPTDKQIITILRAVHKYKDSREQFEMRTHKRILEIFNPTPKTMDILTRVQLPSGVDIEIKL from the coding sequence ATGGCTCAACAACAAAAAATTAGAATAAAATTAAAGGGCTATGACCACGCAATTGTTGATCAATCTATTTCAAAAATCATTGAAGCTGCTGAATCAACAGGTGCTAAAGTTCGTGGACCAATACCACTACCAACCGATAAACAAATCATCACAATTCTTAGAGCTGTTCATAAATATAAAGACAGTCGCGAGCAATTCGAGATGAGAACACACAAAAGAATACTAGAAATCTTCAACCCAACACCAAAAACAATGGATATTCTTACAAGAGTACAATTGCCAAGTGGTGTAGACATTGAGATTAAATTATAG
- the rplC gene encoding 50S ribosomal protein L3 — translation MKGILGRKLEMTQVFTENGKLLPVTVIEVQPNKVLQVKTVEKDGYQALKLGVQDKRQNLVNKPSMGNFKKANSNPKRFVKEIRDMNGFEMGSEINLSDLFVAGQFVDVTGVSKGKGFAGAIKRHNYSRGPMGHGSGYHRGIGSMGAIINRIFKSKKMAGHMGHEQVTIQNLEVIFIDSARNLLLVKGSVPGPKKQFVRIQENVKGIKTKEAVKLLMRKSMEESNLVTPKTTSEAIAEEVAVETPVVEEVAVETPVVEEVAVETPVVEEAAVEESTNSEVE, via the coding sequence ATGAAAGGAATCTTAGGACGCAAGTTAGAAATGACTCAAGTCTTTACAGAAAATGGTAAATTATTACCTGTAACTGTAATTGAAGTTCAACCAAATAAGGTTTTACAAGTTAAAACAGTTGAAAAAGACGGTTACCAGGCTTTAAAGCTTGGTGTTCAAGATAAAAGACAAAATCTTGTGAATAAACCATCAATGGGTAACTTTAAAAAAGCAAATTCAAATCCTAAGCGCTTCGTAAAAGAAATCAGAGATATGAACGGATTTGAAATGGGAAGTGAAATAAATCTTTCCGACTTATTCGTAGCTGGTCAATTTGTCGACGTAACAGGAGTATCAAAAGGAAAAGGTTTTGCTGGTGCTATTAAGCGTCATAATTACTCAAGAGGGCCAATGGGTCATGGATCGGGATACCACCGTGGAATTGGTTCTATGGGAGCAATTATAAACAGAATTTTTAAAAGTAAAAAAATGGCAGGTCACATGGGACATGAGCAAGTTACAATTCAAAATTTAGAAGTTATTTTTATAGATAGCGCTAGAAATTTATTACTTGTAAAAGGATCGGTTCCTGGACCTAAAAAACAGTTTGTTAGAATTCAAGAAAATGTAAAAGGAATTAAAACAAAAGAAGCCGTTAAATTATTAATGAGAAAGTCAATGGAAGAATCTAATTTGGTAACTCCAAAAACTACTTCAGAGGCAATAGCTGAAGAAGTTGCAGTGGAAACACCAGTAGTTGAAGAAGTTGCAGTGGAAACACCAGTAGTTGAAGAAGTTGCAGTGGAAACACCAGTAGTTGAAGAAGCTGCAGTTGAAGAATCAACAAATAGTGAAGTTGAATAG
- the rplD gene encoding 50S ribosomal protein L4, translating into MKAQVYDIKGASVKEINLNDKIWAIEPHQQAIYDTVISQQAALRQGTKKTKTRAEVRGGGRKPWKQKGTGRARQGSIRAPQWRGGGIAFGPTPDINYKKSVNKKVRQLAFKSVLSLKAQEQNLVIIDKFNFEKPSTKDMVEVMTNLKVDNQKTLIVTRESEELVIKSAGNLPGVKTLDYQKLNLFDLLNANKLLITEEAILRVEEVYG; encoded by the coding sequence ATGAAGGCACAAGTATATGATATAAAAGGCGCAAGTGTTAAAGAAATTAACTTAAATGATAAAATTTGAGCAATCGAACCACATCAACAAGCAATTTATGACACAGTTATTTCTCAACAAGCAGCTTTAAGACAAGGAACTAAAAAAACCAAAACCAGAGCAGAAGTACGCGGTGGAGGAAGAAAGCCTTGGAAACAAAAAGGTACTGGTAGAGCTCGTCAAGGTTCAATTAGAGCACCTCAGTGAAGAGGTGGGGGTATTGCTTTCGGGCCAACTCCAGACATTAATTACAAAAAATCTGTAAATAAAAAAGTAAGACAATTGGCATTCAAAAGTGTATTAAGCTTGAAAGCGCAAGAGCAAAACTTAGTAATAATTGACAAATTTAACTTTGAAAAACCATCAACAAAAGATATGGTAGAAGTTATGACAAACCTTAAAGTAGATAATCAAAAAACTTTAATTGTAACAAGAGAATCTGAAGAATTGGTAATTAAGTCAGCAGGTAACCTACCAGGTGTAAAAACTCTTGATTATCAAAAATTGAATTTATTCGATTTATTAAACGCAAATAAATTATTAATAACAGAAGAAGCTATTCTTCGTGTTGAGGAGGTGTATGGATAA
- the rplW gene encoding 50S ribosomal protein L23, with the protein MHLTNVIKKPVLTEKSYIGHANGVYTFEVDRRSNKTQIKKTFEQIFQVKVDSVRTMNYDGKEKRMGKFVGTTNNKKKAIITLKAGEKLDLLNDL; encoded by the coding sequence ATGCATTTAACTAATGTAATTAAAAAACCAGTGTTAACTGAAAAGTCATACATCGGCCATGCAAATGGTGTTTACACCTTTGAGGTTGATCGTAGATCAAATAAAACTCAAATTAAAAAAACATTTGAACAAATTTTTCAAGTAAAAGTTGATTCTGTAAGAACAATGAATTACGATGGAAAAGAAAAAAGAATGGGTAAATTTGTTGGAACAACAAATAACAAGAAAAAAGCAATCATCACACTAAAAGCTGGTGAAAAATTAGACTTATTAAACGACTTATAG
- the rplB gene encoding 50S ribosomal protein L2, with amino-acid sequence MPIKKYRPITNGRRNMTTIDYSVLTTSKPEPSLLGKINEHAGRNNHGQITTRHKGGGHKRKYRIIDFKRNKFDIPGKVATIEYDPNRNAFISLINYADGEKRYILNVKDLKVGTEIIASENADIKLGNAAPLKNIPEGTLVHNVELRPGKGGQMARSAGSKVQILGKDDDGKYVTLRLASGEVRKVLSECYATIGEVGNEEYNLVNWGKAGRNRWRGIRPTVRGSVMNPNDHPHGGGEGRAPIGRKAPLTPWGKKALGVKTRDKKKASTKLIVRRRTK; translated from the coding sequence ATGCCAATTAAAAAGTATAGACCTATAACAAATGGTCGTCGTAATATGACAACCATTGATTATAGTGTTTTGACAACATCAAAACCAGAACCCTCATTATTAGGAAAAATAAATGAGCATGCAGGTAGAAATAATCATGGTCAAATAACTACTCGTCATAAAGGCGGGGGACACAAGCGTAAATACCGTATTATTGATTTTAAAAGAAACAAATTTGATATTCCAGGAAAAGTTGCAACAATTGAATACGATCCTAATAGAAATGCATTTATTTCTTTAATTAATTACGCAGACGGAGAAAAACGTTATATTTTAAATGTAAAAGATTTAAAAGTCGGAACAGAGATAATAGCTTCTGAAAATGCTGATATCAAGTTAGGTAATGCAGCGCCTCTTAAAAACATTCCAGAGGGAACTTTGGTTCATAATGTTGAATTGCGTCCAGGAAAAGGTGGACAAATGGCAAGAAGTGCTGGTTCAAAAGTTCAAATTCTTGGTAAAGATGACGATGGTAAATATGTAACATTGAGATTAGCTTCTGGAGAAGTTCGTAAGGTTCTATCAGAATGTTATGCCACAATTGGAGAAGTTGGAAATGAAGAGTACAACTTAGTTAATTGAGGAAAGGCGGGTCGTAATCGTTGAAGAGGGATTAGACCAACAGTTAGAGGTTCGGTAATGAACCCTAATGATCACCCACATGGGGGAGGAGAAGGGCGTGCTCCAATCGGACGCAAGGCTCCTTTAACTCCATGAGGTAAAAAAGCTCTTGGAGTTAAAACTCGTGATAAGAAAAAAGCTTCAACTAAATTAATTGTAAGAAGAAGAACTAAATAG
- the rpsS gene encoding 30S ribosomal protein S19, translating into MSRSLKKGPFVDDYLLKKVEALGEKKEIIKTWSRRSTIFPNFIGHTFGVYNGKEFIPVYVTEDMVGHKLGEFSPTRKFGGHGDDKKKKK; encoded by the coding sequence ATGTCAAGATCACTTAAAAAAGGTCCTTTTGTTGATGACTACTTGTTAAAAAAAGTTGAAGCATTGGGCGAAAAAAAAGAAATTATTAAAACATGATCACGTCGTTCAACAATTTTCCCTAACTTTATTGGGCATACTTTTGGTGTTTACAATGGGAAAGAATTTATTCCCGTTTATGTAACAGAAGATATGGTTGGACACAAATTGGGTGAATTTTCTCCAACAAGAAAATTTGGTGGTCACGGAGACGACAAGAAAAAGAAAAAATAG
- the rplV gene encoding 50S ribosomal protein L22, which yields MEAVAKLQMIRIAPRKMRLVVDTIRNKKIADAVAILMNLDKRAAEPVLKLLNSAVANAVNNNGMEADKLFVKTVFVNEGATLKRFRPRAHGRAYEILKRTSHVTIIVSDIR from the coding sequence ATGGAAGCAGTAGCTAAATTACAAATGATTCGTATCGCACCTAGAAAAATGAGACTTGTTGTCGATACGATCAGAAATAAAAAAATAGCAGACGCTGTTGCAATTCTAATGAACTTAGATAAAAGAGCAGCTGAGCCAGTATTAAAACTATTAAATTCAGCAGTTGCTAATGCTGTAAATAATAACGGTATGGAAGCTGACAAATTGTTTGTTAAGACAGTATTTGTTAATGAGGGAGCAACCTTAAAAAGATTCAGACCAAGAGCTCACGGAAGAGCTTATGAAATATTAAAAAGAACTAGCCACGTAACAATAATTGTGAGTGACATTAGATAA
- the rpsC gene encoding 30S ribosomal protein S3: protein MGQKVSPNALRIGIIRTWDNRWFAEKQEYVKWLHQDIKIRKNVLKKLKNAAVSKIEIERTKKEIKIIVKSARPAIVLGQEGKNIESIILEVKKTIKDRAANVKIEVIEIKNPDVDATLVAQWIGEQISNRASFRTVQKLAIRKALRAGAKGIKTSVSGRLGGVEMARTEGYLEGSVPLSTLRSDIDYALYEAKTTYGQIGVKVWINHGEILVKEVKNKDKAIADKNFKREAK from the coding sequence ATGGGACAAAAAGTATCACCAAATGCCTTGAGAATAGGTATTATTAGAACTTGAGATAATCGTTGATTTGCCGAAAAGCAAGAATATGTTAAATGATTGCACCAGGATATTAAAATTCGTAAAAATGTCTTAAAAAAATTGAAAAATGCAGCAGTTTCTAAAATTGAAATTGAACGTACTAAGAAAGAAATAAAAATCATTGTCAAATCTGCTCGTCCGGCTATAGTGCTAGGACAAGAAGGAAAAAATATTGAGAGTATTATTCTTGAAGTTAAAAAAACAATTAAAGATAGAGCGGCAAACGTTAAAATCGAAGTAATTGAAATAAAAAATCCAGATGTTGACGCAACTCTGGTTGCGCAATGAATCGGAGAACAAATTTCAAACCGTGCTTCTTTCAGAACAGTGCAAAAATTAGCAATTCGAAAAGCACTAAGAGCAGGAGCAAAGGGAATCAAAACCTCTGTGTCTGGTAGACTTGGTGGAGTAGAAATGGCAAGAACTGAAGGTTATCTTGAAGGATCAGTGCCATTAAGTACTCTAAGAAGTGACATTGATTATGCACTGTATGAAGCAAAAACTACATATGGTCAAATCGGAGTAAAGGTTTGAATCAACCATGGAGAAATACTTGTTAAAGAAGTAAAAAACAAGGATAAAGCAATTGCTGATAAAAACTTTAAAAGGGAGGCGAAGTAA